Proteins encoded in a region of the Triticum dicoccoides isolate Atlit2015 ecotype Zavitan chromosome 3A, WEW_v2.0, whole genome shotgun sequence genome:
- the LOC119272412 gene encoding probable beta-1,3-galactosyltransferase 8 isoform X1 has product MMAQPQLEKKVPPRARPPLTGKSVAALCVASFAVGLLLSGWMPLLSAPISTVDKASAPGCDDSRVSKGLAGERHDPKGIMSEVSKTHHAIRSLDKTVSSLEMELAVERARSGVAGAAGSSKALQKAFVVIGINTAFSSKKRRDSLRETWVPSGEKLRRLEKEKGIVVRFVIGRSGAAEGGGGAADRALDAEEAEHKDFLRLDHVEGYHELSSKTRIYFATAVATWDADFYVKVDDDVHLNLGMLATRLAKYRARPRVYVGCMKSGPVLSQRGVKYHEPEYWKFGDVGNKYFRHATGQIYAVSKDLAAYISVNQPILHRFANEDVSVGAWLIGLEVEHVDDRSMCCATPPAVRFADCEWKKRAGNVCVASFDWSCSGVCRSVDRMKLIHDACGEDQAALWGVAT; this is encoded by the exons ATGATG GCGCAGCCGCAGCTGGAGAAGAAGGTGCCCCCGCGGGCGAGGCCGCCGCTGACGGGGAAGTCCGTGGCCGCGCTCTGCGTCGCCAGCTTCGCCGTCGGCCTGCTGCTCAGCGGCTGGATGCCGCTCCTGTCGGCGCCGATCAGCACGGTGGACAAGGCCTCTGCTCCCGGCTGCGACGACAGCCGCGTGAGCAAGGGGTTAGCCGGGGAGAGGCATGACCCCAAGGGTATCATGAGCGAGGTGTCCAAGACGCACCATGCCATCCG GTCGCTGGACAAGACGGTGTCTTCTCTGGAGATGGAGCTGGccgtggagcgcgcccggagcggcgtCGCCGGCGCGGCGGGCTCGTCCAAGGCCCTTCAGAAGGCCTTCGTCGTGATCGGCATCAACACGGCCTTCAGCAGCAAGAAGCGCCGCGACTCCCTCCGCGAGACCTGGGTGCCCTCAG GGGAGAAGCTGAGGAggctggagaaggagaaggggatcGTGGTGCGGTTCGTGATCGGCCGGAgcggggcggcggagggcggcggcggggcggcggaccgCGCCCTGGACGCGGAGGAGGCGGAGCACAAGGACTTCCTCCGGCTGGACCACGTGGAGGGCTACCACGAGCTGTCCTCCAAGACCAGGATCTACTTCGCCACCGCCGTCGCCACCTGGGACGCCGACTTCTACGTCAAGGTCGACGACGACGTCCACCTCAACCTCG GGATGCTGGCAACTAGGCTGGCCAAGTACAGGGCGCGGCCCAGGGTGTACGTCGGCTGCATGAAGTCCGGCCCTGTTCTGTCACAAAG AGGGGTGAAGTACCACGAGCCGGAGTACTGGAAGTTCGGGGACGTCGGGAACAAGTACTTCCGGCACGCCACCGGCCAGATCTACGCCGTCTCCAAGGACCTCGCCGCCTACATCTCCGTCAACCA GCCGATCCTGCACAGGTTCGCGAACGAGGACGTCTCCGTGGGCGCGTGGCTGATCGGGCTGGAGGTGGAGCACGTCGACGACCGGAGCATGTGCTGCGCCACGCCACCAG CCGTGCGTTTTGCAGACTGCGAGTGGAAGAAGCGGGCCGGGAACGTGTGCGTGGCGTCCTTCGACTGGTCCTGCAGCGGGGTCTGCAGGTCCGTGGACAGGATGAAGCTCATCCACGACGCCTGCGGCGAAGACCAGGCGGCCCTCTGGGGCGTCGCCACCTGA
- the LOC119272412 gene encoding probable beta-1,3-galactosyltransferase 8 isoform X2, with protein MMAQPQLEKKVPPRARPPLTGKSVAALCVASFAVGLLLSGWMPLLSAPISTVDKASAPGCDDSRVSKGLAGERHDPKGIMSEVSKTHHAIRSLDKTVSSLEMELAVERARSGVAGAAGSSKALQKAFVVIGINTAFSSKKRRDSLRETWVPSGEKLRRLEKEKGIVVRFVIGRSGAAEGGGGAADRALDAEEAEHKDFLRLDHVEGYHELSSKTRIYFATAVATWDADFYVKVDDDVHLNLGMLATRLAKYRARPRVYVGCMKSGPVLSQRGVKYHEPEYWKFGDVGNKYFRHATGQIYAVSKDLAAYISVNQPILHRFANEDVSVGAWLIGLEVEHVDDRSMCCATPPDCEWKKRAGNVCVASFDWSCSGVCRSVDRMKLIHDACGEDQAALWGVAT; from the exons ATGATG GCGCAGCCGCAGCTGGAGAAGAAGGTGCCCCCGCGGGCGAGGCCGCCGCTGACGGGGAAGTCCGTGGCCGCGCTCTGCGTCGCCAGCTTCGCCGTCGGCCTGCTGCTCAGCGGCTGGATGCCGCTCCTGTCGGCGCCGATCAGCACGGTGGACAAGGCCTCTGCTCCCGGCTGCGACGACAGCCGCGTGAGCAAGGGGTTAGCCGGGGAGAGGCATGACCCCAAGGGTATCATGAGCGAGGTGTCCAAGACGCACCATGCCATCCG GTCGCTGGACAAGACGGTGTCTTCTCTGGAGATGGAGCTGGccgtggagcgcgcccggagcggcgtCGCCGGCGCGGCGGGCTCGTCCAAGGCCCTTCAGAAGGCCTTCGTCGTGATCGGCATCAACACGGCCTTCAGCAGCAAGAAGCGCCGCGACTCCCTCCGCGAGACCTGGGTGCCCTCAG GGGAGAAGCTGAGGAggctggagaaggagaaggggatcGTGGTGCGGTTCGTGATCGGCCGGAgcggggcggcggagggcggcggcggggcggcggaccgCGCCCTGGACGCGGAGGAGGCGGAGCACAAGGACTTCCTCCGGCTGGACCACGTGGAGGGCTACCACGAGCTGTCCTCCAAGACCAGGATCTACTTCGCCACCGCCGTCGCCACCTGGGACGCCGACTTCTACGTCAAGGTCGACGACGACGTCCACCTCAACCTCG GGATGCTGGCAACTAGGCTGGCCAAGTACAGGGCGCGGCCCAGGGTGTACGTCGGCTGCATGAAGTCCGGCCCTGTTCTGTCACAAAG AGGGGTGAAGTACCACGAGCCGGAGTACTGGAAGTTCGGGGACGTCGGGAACAAGTACTTCCGGCACGCCACCGGCCAGATCTACGCCGTCTCCAAGGACCTCGCCGCCTACATCTCCGTCAACCA GCCGATCCTGCACAGGTTCGCGAACGAGGACGTCTCCGTGGGCGCGTGGCTGATCGGGCTGGAGGTGGAGCACGTCGACGACCGGAGCATGTGCTGCGCCACGCCACCAG ACTGCGAGTGGAAGAAGCGGGCCGGGAACGTGTGCGTGGCGTCCTTCGACTGGTCCTGCAGCGGGGTCTGCAGGTCCGTGGACAGGATGAAGCTCATCCACGACGCCTGCGGCGAAGACCAGGCGGCCCTCTGGGGCGTCGCCACCTGA
- the LOC119269797 gene encoding mitotic spindle checkpoint protein MAD1-like → MLLRTPPQRKRRAVPDADPDANLDLDLAAAVAVATGRTPVSDRRLVPYDRPTALVSASGAEEPSDDMVCTYHCRQMVKSEFVVALDTAEKAVQEYRVKLDTLEKQLSKSEDERTTYHDKLNYVEQELAATKGRETALQERLLKELGEYQERYRQQVRKIGELEVKLNKEIDSRISAESSSASAQESVKELERAMQRSSENSEREKKALQKELSYMQDDSKLSISKLNAELERMSLRAQNSEKEAKMLNEQLEDLKKQLNECLREKNETELRLLDSAPLSVQRNPTDDQKLIKLLQEELRNYEKEVHEARRLESSHTNVELLSEKLLEEQSRRKRAETELSKLQEIEAKAHKLELELASCTSLLGNIPDVSSYSNIADLQRQALTDLNKLGEVTSRLKELEVTLEFAEISKQRAEGEATLAKERAESASREVKRLELLLTAVSEERDRLRKDHNMLSNQKTRDGDDMSSKKMESDLSQMEKVVRELETTLHEQRELISQQHAELNLMNEKLSIEARKAKSLEREGDQLRSQVALLESKLGHGDYSASSTKVLRMVNTLAMDSEAKQTIEALQAELKKTKERLQAIEELKGQADAGTVVDANVAEKLAQLKNQVATLEKREERYKAVFLERISVFRKACCSLFGYQIVMNDEQQPNGIHVTRFTLQSVYAQTDDEKLEFLYESGSTNIVVNGYTSQHEIAQQVDIFIRKMNSIPAFTANLTMESFNKRSIC, encoded by the exons ATGCTCCTCCGGACTCCACCGCAGCGGAAGCGGCGGGCCGTCCCCGACGCCGACCCCGACGCCAACCtcgacctcgacctcgccgccgccgtcgccgtcgccaccggACGGACCCCCGTCTCCGACCGCCGCCTCGTGCCCTACGACCGCCCCACGGCCCTCGTGTCCGCCTCCGGCGCCGAGGAGCCCTCCGACGACATGGTCTGCACATACCACTGCCGTCAGATG GTGAAATCGGAGTTCGTGGTGGCACTGGACACCGCGGAGAAGGCGGTTCAGGAGTATCGAGTAAAGCTTGACACATTGGAGAAACAGTTATCCAAGAGTG AGGATGAAAGGACTACATATCATGATAAACTGAACTATGTCGAACAAGAACTAGCAGCAACAAAAGGGCGGGAGACTGCATTGCAAGAACGGTTATTGAAGGAGCTGGGCGAGTATCAGGAACGATACCGACAGCAAGTCAGGAAGATAGGGGAACTTGAG GTTAAACTCAATAAAGAGATTGATTCTCGAATTAGCGCCGAATCATCTTCAGCATCTGCACAGGAGTCGGTCAAGGAGTTGGAACGGGCTATGCAGCGGTCATCTGAAAATTCAGAAAGGGAGAAGAAAGCCCTTCAGAAGGAACTTTCATATATGCAAGATGACTCAAAACTATCCATCTCTAAACTTAATGCTGAG CTTGAAAGAATGAGCCTCAGGGCGCAAAACTCTGAGAAGGAAGCAAAGATGTTAAATGAGCAGTTGGAGGACTTGAAAAAGCAATTAAATGAG TGTCTTCGCGAAAAGAACGAAACCGAGCTCAGACTACTGGATTCTGCTCCTTTGTCTGTTCAGCGTAATCCAACAGATGATCAGAagttaataaaacttttgcaagagGAGCTCCGGAACTAT GAAAAAGAAGTGCACGAAGCTAGAAGATTAGAATCTTCCCACACAAATGTTGAGCTGCTAAGTGAAAAGCTGTTGGAGGAGCAGAGTCGAAGGAAACGAGCCGAAACAGAACTATCTAAGCTGCAAGAAATTGAAGCTAAAGCACATAAGTTGGAGCTGGAATTAGCATCATGTACATCATTACTTGGCAACATACCTGATGTGTCTTCTTACAGCAACATTGCAGATTTGCAAAG GCAAGCATTGACAGACTTGAATAAATTGGGTGAAGTAACATCACGGTTGAAAGAATTGGAGGTTACGTTGGAATTTGCTGAGATCAGCAAGCAACGTGCAGAAGGTGAAGCTACCCTTGCCAAAGAGAGAGCTGAAAGTGCTAGCAGGGAGGTCAAGCGGCTTGAACTTCTG CTTACTGCAGTGAGTGAAGAAAGAGATAGATTACGAAAAGATCATAATATGTTATCTAACCAAAAAACTAGGGATGGAGATGACATGTCATCCAAG AAAATGGAGTCAGATCTATCTCAAATGGAAAAGGTAGTAAGAGAACTAGAGACCACTCTACACGAGCAGAGAGAACTAATTAGTCAACAACATGCGGAGCTCAATCTAATGAATGAGAAATTGAGCATTGAAGCAAGAAAAGCAAAATCATTGGAGCGAGAGGGAGATCAACTGCGCTCTCAGGTGGCATTACTCGAGTCTAAG CTGGGTCATGGGGATTACTCTGCCTCAAGCACAAAAGTACTTCGTATGGTGAATACTCTTGCAATGGATAGTGAAGCAAAGCAGAcaatagaagcactgcaagctgagTTAAAGAAAACAAAAGAGAGGCTGCAGGCAATCGAAGAACTAAAAGGGCAAGCTG ATGCTGGAACTGTAGTAGATGCAAATGTTGCTGAAAAGCTAGCACAGCTTAAAAATCAAGTTGCCACACTAGAGAAACGTGAAGAAAG ATACAAGGCAGTGTTTCTGGAGAGGATCTCAGTCTTCCGAAAGGCTTGCTGCTCGCTTTTTGGTTACCAG ATAGTGATGAATGATGAGCAGCAGCCAAATGGGATTCATGTAACACGATTTACTCTGCAATCAGTATATGCCCAAACTGATGATGAAAAACTCGAGTTTCTCTATGAATCAGGAAGCACCAATATAGTG GTCAATGGCTACACTTCTCAACACGAGATTGCTCAGCAG GttgatattttcataagaaagatgaATTCCATCCCAGCCTTCACTGCTAACCTGACAATGGAATccttcaacaagagaagtatatgtTGA
- the LOC119272414 gene encoding probable F-box protein At2g36090, which yields MPTTTVEDLPADVLACALRRLDGPSLAAASCATAGLRALAAEPETWRALCVARWPSLLQTQQRDILGFAAVSPQRLFADAFPFPSSSTDAAPVTAADQCLPGELISAVDVYHKGAPLFSRVVETSTSSSWFLTSPFRVDAVECKDPVPAASFSPSDLELSWIVVDPRSGRAVNVSSRRAVAVDRHWYTGETLVRFAVVLGGSKFEATVTCSEEAGYLREVSLTVEDAGNAAVSGEGSLRLLAAAMEGPRKGGEKEREDAKRRYEEFVRSKRGRKESKARREVLVDLCCSAVGAVAVLSFLASVVLR from the coding sequence ATGCCGACGACCACCGTGGAGGACCTGCCCGCCGACGTGCTGGCCTGCGCGCTGCGCCGCCTCGACGGCCCGTCGCTGGCCGCCGCGAGCTGCGCCACGGCAGGCCTCCGCGCCCTCGCCGCGGAGCCCGAGACGTGGCGCGCGCTCTGCGTCGCACGGTGGCCGTCGCTGCTGCAGACCCAGCAGCGCGACATCCTCGGCTTCGCGGCCGTCTCTCCGCAGCGCCTCTTCGCCGACGCCTTCCCCTTCCCGTCCAGTTCCACGGATGCTGCTCCCGTCACCGCGGCTGATCAATGTCTCCCCGGCGAGCTGATCTCCGCCGTGGACGTGTACCACAAGGGAGCGCCCCTCTTCTCCCGGGTCGTGGAGACGTCCACGTCGTCCTCGTGGTTCCTGACCTCGCCGTTCCGCGTTGACGCCGTCGAGTGCAAGGACCCGGTGCCGGCCGCCTCGTTCTCTCCGTCGGACTTGGAGCTCAGCTGGATCGTCGTTGACCCCCGAAGCGGCCGGGCGGTAAACGTGTCGAGCCGGCGGGCCGTGGCCGTGGATAGACACTGGTACACCGGCGAGACGTTGGTGCGGTTCGCGGTGGTGCTCGGCGGGAGCAAGTTCGAGGCCACAGTCACCTGCTCGGAGGAGGCCGGATACCTTAGGGAGGTCAGCCTCACCGTCGAGGACGCCGGAAACGCGGCGGTGAGCGGCGAAGGCAGCCTGCGGCTTCTTGCAGCCGCAATGGAAGGGCCGAGgaaaggaggggagaaggaaagggaggatGCCAAGAGGAGGTACGAGGAGTTCGTGAGGAGCAAGAGGGGGCGGAAGGAGTCCAAGGCAAGGCGGGAGGTGCTCGTCGACTTGTGCTGCTCCGCCGTCGGCGCCGTCGCCGTGCTCAGCTTCCTCGCCTCCGTCGTGCTACGGTAG